Part of the Limihaloglobus sulfuriphilus genome is shown below.
TGCCTGGGCATTTGAAAATCTTCGCCCATGATCATCACGCATATCAGGTTAATGGCGTTATAAACGATAATGGTCAGCGGCCAGATAGCCAGGAACATCTTGAGCCCGCCGATTTCTTCACGCAGTGCCTTTTTCGAATCGAATGTTACACCAAAACCCTTCAGACCGTTGGCGAAAACCTTCTTTGCCAGAAAAAGAGAACATACAACGGTAAAGGCCGAAGCAATGGTGCTGCTTATAACTGCCCCGCCGAGCTCTTCGGCAGGTGTCGGCTCGCCGGGCATGAAAAACGCGGCAAATTCCGATATTGCAAGGGTAAGAAAAGACCACATAAGAAATATCAGCAAAACCGGCCACGGAGTGAGCCTGTTTTCACGCGGCGGAGCGTCTTTGAGTGCCTCTGCTCCGAAGCGGGTATTTACCAGCCATCTGCTCAGTATGATACAGCCGATACCAAGAACAACCATCAATGCCGCGGATACGACAATAACGATATTCTGAGCCAGGCCGGCTGTTTCCTCGAAGTAAAATAATTGTCTAATTAATTCTTTCATCTTGCCAAAACCCGATAAAAACTTAACCTATATCTATATTAAAATGTGAAGCCTTTTACCACGCTTACATATTACAGAGATTGGTTAAAAATAGCCAGAGTTTTCAAGGAGAATACATGAATATTTTTGAAATAGACGGCCCGTGCAAGCTAAGCGGAACTGTCGAGATAAGCGGCGCCAAAAACGCGGCCCTGCCCATAATGGCGGCGGCAGTGCTTGGAAACGGCAAAACCCTCTTAGAGAGTGTGCCCGATATCGCCGACATCAGAACGATGTTCGAACTCCTTGATTCAATTGGTGTTAAGTGTAAAAGACTCGAAAACGGCAAGGTAGAGGTCGATGCCTCCAGCATCGATAATCCCGTCGGCGATTATGATATAGTTCGGAAAATGCGAGCCAGTTTCTGCATCATAGGCCCGCTGCTTGCCCGCTGCGGCCAGGCCAGGGTATCTCTGCCCGGCGGCTGCTCGTCGTTCGGACACAGGCCGGTAGATATACATCTCAAGGGGCTTCGGGCTCTCGGCGCGGAAATAAGCATTGAAAACGGCTATGTAACCGCCAGAGTTCCCGAGGGCGGGCTTGTCGGCACTGAAATCTTTCTCGGAGGAACAAACGGCCCCACAGTTCTCGGCACTGCCAATGTACTGATGGCGGCGTCTATGGCAAAGGGCACCACAGTCCTGGAATATGCCGCCTGCGAGCCGGAAATACAGGACATGGCAATATTTATGAAAAAAATGGGAGCAAAAATTTCCGGTATCGGCACCCAGACGCTGACTGTTGAGGGCGTGGACGAGCTCAAGCCGGTTGAACATAGGATAATCCCAGACAGGATAGAAGCCGGTACCTTTATGGTCGGTGCGGTCATGACACAAAGCCAGATTACGATCAGCAACTGCTGCCCCGAACATCTTCGGGCACCGATTGACTGCCTTCGCCAGATGGGAACGCGGATCTGCGTGGACAAAGACAGCATGGAAGTGAGCCACACGGGCAAAATCCGCCCGGCGCATCTCACCACCCAGCCGTATCCGGGATTCCCGACAGACCTGCAGGCGCAGTTTATGGCGATGCTTTGTCTGGCCTCGGGTAACAGCTTCATCACCGAAAAAATTTTCCCGGAGAGGTTCAGCCATGTAGCCGAGCTGAACAGGCTATCGGCTGAGATAAACAAGGTTGGATCGAGTGTGGTAATCTCGGGCAGAGAAACTCTTCTGGGCGCGCCGGTAATGGCATCGGATCTAAGGGCCTCCGCGGCGCTGGTTCTGGCGGGGCTTGCCGCAGAGGGAAAAACCATAGTAAACCGTGTGTATCACATTGACCGCGGCTACGAAGATATTGTCTCCAAGCTACAGGCGCTTGGAGCGGCTATAGAACGAAAACACATCGATGACTGATTGACTTTTGAGCGGATTTGACAAAGACATACTAAAACAGAACCTCCACACCCATACAAGCCTGTGCAAACACGCAGAGGGCAGTGTTCGGGATTACTGCGCCGCGGCGCTGAACAGCGGAATAGAAGTGCTTGGCATCAGCGACCATAACCCTATGCCCGGCGACCGCTGGATATCCATACGTATGTCGCAAGACCAGCTCTGCGGCTATGCCGAAGCCATCGAAGATGCACGCAAAGAATTTGCACCTGAAATGCGGGTAATTGCCGGCCTGGAATGCGATTACGTGCCTGAATACCTCGATTTTTACCGCCGGAAATTCCTCGATGAGTACGGGTTTGAGTATCTCATCGGCGGACTCCACCTGTTCTATCATGCCGGCCAATGGCAGAGCTGCTACCTGGCCCTGGACAGCAGAGCGGCACTGCGGGCATACACCGAGCAGTATGTTGAGATGCTGGGCAATGATATGTTCGCGTTTGCGGCTCATCCCGACCTGTTCGCTTTCGGCTGGTTTGAGTGGGACAATTATACCATCGGCTGCGCAAGGGAAATACTCACCGCCGCCCAGGAAAGCGGCAAGCCGCTGGAAATAAACGGCTTCGGAACCATAAAAAACATGGTTGACGATCCCGCCGGCCCGCGGCCGCCATACCCCCTGCCGCAATTCTGGCAGCTCGCAGCAGAATACGATATCACCGCGGTGATCAATTCAGACGCTCACTCGCCGGACAACATCACCGCAGGCATGACAGACTGCCTTGATATAGCCCAAAAATACGGCCTCCGCAGGGCAAAACTCGAAGATATGATAAAACCGGCTGACGAACAAAACAGCTTATAACGTTTTCCGCCGCATCGGTGAACAAAGCATTGCACCGGCAATAGGCAATTAAACGTATTTCTTTATAAAACATAACCTTAATCACATAAGAACGATGAAACTTGTTTTTGTAAATCCATGTATCCCATGAATTTATTCATGTTTTTTATGTTTTATTTTGTATTAGTGCCCTTTATTTATTAAAATATCAGAAGTACAGGAAAAAGACTGATTAGCTGTTATATTAGCGTTCTGTACATGAAAAACATATTTACATGAGGTGCATCATGCAAAAGTTCGTGAGTGGATTGATTTTGTTGTTTTTAATCACTTCTTTTTCTTCTAACATTTTCGCGGAGGACCCCGACTACGGAAGCACTTTGGAGACCGCCGAAACTGCTGTCACAGACGGAAGCGCCTATTACGGCGTTTTGAGCGACAGCAGCGACCAGGACTGGTTCAAGTTCAGCCAGAGCGGCAACAACCTCTACCGGCTGACTCTCCTCAATTCCGAGTATAACTGGAAATATATCCATGTTTACATTATAGACGAGTTTGATTTTATCCGTGAGCTGCCCCATATCACTGCGTATAATCAGGGCCAACAGGCACAGTATTTTATCGAATACCCATACGACTGCTACATCAAGGTCTCTGGAAACGCCGGTTCGTACAGGATAAATGTTGAGTATCTCGAGACGGTCGAGCCGGATGACTATCAGAACGCCTGCGATGACGCGGCAGACCAGATAGTAATAGACGCCGGCCCGCTGGCAGCAACTCTGGACCATACAGACCCCGAATTCTACGATACGGACTGGTTTTATTTCCAGCCCCAGCCGCTGCACAAGTACCGTATCAAAAAGACTCAGGCGGCTAACTCCAATCTGTGGTTCCAGCTTTACAACGATGCCTGCCAGCAATTGTATGGCAGCACCAATGAAATTACATTTATCCCCTGGGACGCGAATGACTATAAGCTCTATCTGCATGGCGACGTGAACCGCTACGGAAACTACTATACCATCGAGATCGAGGATATAGATTCATATACCGATGATCACCTGAATACTTACGGCGGCGCGACCGCCTACACTCCCGGCAGCGGCGAGCTGTTCTGCAGCATAGATTACGAAGCCAATGTCGGCAGTGACCTTGACTATCTCACATTTGAGCCGATCGCAAACACACGCTACAGTTTCAAATTGAAAAATTTAGAGTACAGCTGGAAGTATCTTAAGGTATATCAGGAAGATGAGTTCGGTATCGCCCAGGAGCTCTGCAACACGTCAGCCTACAACCAGCTAAACGAATGCACGGCGTTTTTTGAGTACGACAGAACAGTTTACGTTCGTATGGAAGGAAGTGTCGGCAATTACAGCGTCGAAATAAACCAGCTCGATACGGTAACAGATTCGTATTCTAACTTCTGCCAAAGCGCTTTCCCAATCCTCATTGACGAGGATATTATCGGAACGCTTGTACACGATGATCCGTA
Proteins encoded:
- a CDS encoding CPBP family intramembrane glutamic endopeptidase codes for the protein MKELIRQLFYFEETAGLAQNIVIVVSAALMVVLGIGCIILSRWLVNTRFGAEALKDAPPRENRLTPWPVLLIFLMWSFLTLAISEFAAFFMPGEPTPAEELGGAVISSTIASAFTVVCSLFLAKKVFANGLKGFGVTFDSKKALREEIGGLKMFLAIWPLTIIVYNAINLICVMIMGEDFQMPRHDYLASLSEDPSAWVLIAIFFSAVYVAPVTEEIIFRGFLQTLLQKLTPSRWLSIFITSVLFAMIHGGDMLLHWPTLIVLSMGIGYAYEKTGSMRYPVAIHAAFNFVNLVIAIMDIV
- the murA gene encoding UDP-N-acetylglucosamine 1-carboxyvinyltransferase, yielding MNIFEIDGPCKLSGTVEISGAKNAALPIMAAAVLGNGKTLLESVPDIADIRTMFELLDSIGVKCKRLENGKVEVDASSIDNPVGDYDIVRKMRASFCIIGPLLARCGQARVSLPGGCSSFGHRPVDIHLKGLRALGAEISIENGYVTARVPEGGLVGTEIFLGGTNGPTVLGTANVLMAASMAKGTTVLEYAACEPEIQDMAIFMKKMGAKISGIGTQTLTVEGVDELKPVEHRIIPDRIEAGTFMVGAVMTQSQITISNCCPEHLRAPIDCLRQMGTRICVDKDSMEVSHTGKIRPAHLTTQPYPGFPTDLQAQFMAMLCLASGNSFITEKIFPERFSHVAELNRLSAEINKVGSSVVISGRETLLGAPVMASDLRASAALVLAGLAAEGKTIVNRVYHIDRGYEDIVSKLQALGAAIERKHIDD
- a CDS encoding histidinol-phosphatase yields the protein MSGFDKDILKQNLHTHTSLCKHAEGSVRDYCAAALNSGIEVLGISDHNPMPGDRWISIRMSQDQLCGYAEAIEDARKEFAPEMRVIAGLECDYVPEYLDFYRRKFLDEYGFEYLIGGLHLFYHAGQWQSCYLALDSRAALRAYTEQYVEMLGNDMFAFAAHPDLFAFGWFEWDNYTIGCAREILTAAQESGKPLEINGFGTIKNMVDDPAGPRPPYPLPQFWQLAAEYDITAVINSDAHSPDNITAGMTDCLDIAQKYGLRRAKLEDMIKPADEQNSL